The Geminocystis sp. M7585_C2015_104 sequence TTATCCGCGGCTTGCCAAGTGGCTGTCGTTTTAAAATGTTGGTATTGCCTGCGGGAAATCAATTGAAACTAAAATTTTCCTCAGAAGTGGGATGGATTGGCGGCGAAGGCAAGTCTTTGGGAAGACTATTATTCTTCCAGCCGGAAACCGGTAGTCTTTCTCTTAGTGATGATGTCACCAAAAATATCTTCCAAGCCTTGGGAGGCAAGTTGACTATCAAACAAAAACCAAACGGGGGGGAAATAGTGACTATCTTCCTCCCCCTGGGAAGTCATACTGGCTACCCTTATTGTAGTTCCATTTGAATTCAAACACCCTAGATGGTATGCTAAATCCTACCCCTTTCCCTGTTTCTTTCTAAATCCTATCCTCTATCCCCTACCCCCTAAATCATTATTGGCTTCTATGACTATTTCCCTGTGTGTGATTGTGAAAAACGAGGAGGAAAATCTGCCTTGTTTAGAATCTGTTTCCTCCCTCGTCACGGAAATGGTAGTAGTAGATACAGGATCCCATGATAAGACAAAAGATATTGCCAGGAAATGGGGAGCAAAGGTGTATGATTATCAATGGCAGGATGATTTTTCCAAGGCACGCAATTTTGCTTTACAATTCGTAACAGGAGACTGGGTATTAGTACTAGATGGGGATGAAAAGTTGAATGAGAAGGTAATCCCCCTTTTGAAAAAATTGACAGGGGAGAAAGACAATTTAGTGATAAATCTTATCCGCGAAGAGATTGGTAGTAATTCCCCTCCTTATTCTTTGGTGTCTCGTCTGTTTCGTCGTCACCCCCAAATTTACTTCTCTCGCCCCTATCATGCTTTAATAGACGATTCAGTAATTGCCTTGCTGGAAAGAGAAAATCACTGGCGGATAGTGGATTTAACGGAGGAAGTAGCAATTTATCACTATGGTTACCAACCCATTGTGTAGTCTCGCCAGAGACTATCACCTTGCGGCGAAAAATAAAACGGAGAAAGCCAGAAAGGCAATGGAAAAATATCTTGCAAATCACCCCTATGATGCCTATGCCTGTAGTAAACTGGGGGGATTATACTTGTCTTTGGGAGAGGTGAAAAAAGGGATAAAGTTGTTAAAGACTGGTTTGAAACACAATTCTTCTGCTACCCCTGATGTTTTATACGAGTTGCATTATCATCTCGGCAATGCCATGGTAGAAGAAAAGCAGTTTACCCTCGCCGAAAAATACTATCAAAAGGCAATACAAATCCCTATAGCTGAAATATTAAAACTGGGGGCATACTTAAACTATGGCAGTTTGTGTCATCAACGCCGACAGTATCAGCGGGCAATAGAGTTTTATAATGCCTGCATTAGGATTGCCCCTAATCATGCCCTAGCTTATTACAATCTAGGTTTAACTTACAAGGCAATGGGAAATATTCCTCTTGCCATCGAAAGCTACCGCCAGGCAATTCGGCTAAATCCCAATTGTCCTTGGGCATATCAAAACCTAGCGGTGTTATTATTCAAGCAGGGATACATAGAAGAAAGTGCCTCTTTGTTTAAAACTGCCTATCATTTACACCAAAAGGAAAATCCCTCTCTAGCAGAAAACCTTAAAGAGGAATTGAAGTCGATAGGCATTCCACTGGAAGAAGCCTAGACTGAAGCCAAAACTTGAGAGTGTTTCACTACTGAGTTTTAGACAGATGCGACTAAGGGTAGAGTCGGAGAGTGAAAAAAGGTTTGGCTATCAGAGGGATTGGCGGTGGCATGGTTGGCGTATCCACTACACTTTTTACCCCCCATTACAAGCCAATAACCCCTTTGTTTCCCCACCCATTCTTCTGTTACACGGTTTTGGGGTATCCCTTAGACATTGGCGTCACAACATCCCTATTCTCCGACAAAGACATTTTGTTTATGCTTTAGACTTACTCGGTTTCGGCGCCTCTGAGAAGACTTATACCGAATATGGTATACCCCTTTGGTCAAGACTAGTTTTTGATTTTTGGCAAGAATTCATTTCCCAACCCTGTATTCTTATTGGTAATTCCCTAGGCTCATTGATAGCCTTAAACACTACTGCCTCCTACCCCGACACTGCCAAAGGGTTAGTAATGCTTAGTCTTCCCGATTTGAGGGGAAAAAGAGATGACAACAACCCCATTCTAACTCCATTATTACACAAAATAGAGGAGTTGTTCACTTTCCCCCTATTAATTCGTCTAATCTTCCAGATAGCAAAACAAAAAACAGTAATCAGTAATGGTCTGAAAATTGCCTACGTCAATCAAAACAATTTGGATGAAGAATTAATTGAAATTGTCACCAAACCCACCGAGGATGTTGGGGCAGCAAGGGCTCTAATAGCTATGACTAAATCCATTAATAAATTCCCTGTTTCTGTCAGGCAACTTTTGGAGTCTATTAACATCCCCATTCTACTGTTGTGGGGTAAAGGGGACAAACTTATTCCGCCAACAAAAGCGTCACATCTAGCAGCCATTAATACCAATATAGAATTACACCTATTAGACAAAATCGGGCATTGTATTCATGATGAAAACCCAGATTTGTTTCATAAAATTCTTTTCTCCTGGTTGAAGAGGAATAATCTCACATAAAATGGAACTCGGAAATAGCAGCTTATAATTATGAGCCCATAATTAGGGCGTAGGGAATGGGATTTAGGAAATCTAAAATAAACAGTGGAGTTGCAGGGGCTGTGGCTCATAAGAGACCATAAGAGATTATAAGCCTGTAGTTATAGTTTTCTATTGGGCTGTCTAGTATAATTATTAGTGTCAATTGTTGGAAGAAAACTGACGGACTCGGTTTTTATGAGGTGGGGCGGGTTATTGCCATGGGTGGTTTTATTGGTTACGGGGATTAGTATTTTCCAGTCCCAACAACAATACGCCGCCAAACACCTGGAAAATTCTCGTGGGAATGTAGATTACTTTCTAGAAGAAAAGAAAATAAAAATGGCACTTTTGTTGCGGAAAAAAATGCCAACTTTTGGTTATAACAACATTTTGGCAGACTGGTACTATCTGCGGTTTATACAGTATTTTGGAGACAGCCCAGCGCGAGAAAAGACTGGTTATTCAGCCGTGGCGGATTACTTTGAGTTAATCAGTGATTATGATCCCCGTTTTGTTGATGCATATTTGATACTTTCCACGGCAAATTCTATATATGCTGGACAGGCACCAGCCACGGTAAAATTCCTGAACAAGGTTTTGGCAAATATTTCTCCAGAAATATCTCCCTATGCCCCCTATCTTTGGATTTACAAGGGAGTAGATGAAATGTTGTTTTTGGGGGATATAAAAGCAGCAAAACACTCCTATGAGATGGCGGCAAAGTGGGCATTGGCAAGGGGAGATGAGGTAGGAAAAGAAATTGCCAAAAGAAGTCTAGAAACAGCAGCATTTTTGGGCAAAAATCCGGATAGTAGGAAGGCAAGAGCAGGGGCTTGGTATACAATTTTCAAGAATGTTTTTGACGAGGAAACAAAGGAAAAAGCACGCCTAGAAGTAGAAAAAGTGGGGGGAAAAATTGTAGTCCTCCCGGATGGCAGCACACAGCTTCAATTGCCGGAAGAAGACTAAAAAAGAGGACCAAAGACAAGATACTTGCTTTTATAGACTACTAACCTCCTCTAGACGTTTGAAAACAAAATTTTTGTCCAAGTAGGAGAATAAATATCCTGCCTTTGGGCCTCTATCCTTACCCAAGAAAGCATAATAAACTGCGGGAAAAGCAACATTAGGACTAATTCCCATCTGTTTTGTCACCGTAAATAGGGCAGTTTGTAATTCCTCTCCCTCCCATTTTTCGACGGTTTCCAAATATTCCCTCAGACGACGTAAATACTGTTTTTGTTCGTCGGTAAGCATAGACACCTTTGAGGGGATTTCCTCAAAGTAAATCACCAGTTTTTCCTCCTCATCGGCATAGGATTCTAACCACTTTTTAGCTACAGTAATTCGCTCATTTATCTTCTGCCAGTCGTATTCAGTTAAAGGCCTATCACAGCGTTTTTCTATTTCGGACTTCAAGTCCAAATGGGGTATTTGTAGAAGGGAAATGATAGTACTAAGTTCAAAGGTATAGTAAGGTTTGATTTCATCTTGCAGCTGGGAATAGTAAAGAGGCAAAAGTGTGGGAGGCAATTCAGATGTTTCCGCCCCAGCCAACAATTCTGCATACTCATTCAGGAGAGTGTCATAGTCTCTAAAAAGACGGGTAATAGTCTCATAATTAGGGGCAAAATTAATAACAGTTTTTGGCTGTGTTCTTAGCATCAAAAAGCGCAAAATTTCTGGGGGCAAAAGTTCAGCCATTTCCCTGGCACTAGAGCCTATTCCCTTGGAAGAACTCATTTTAGTGCCATTAACTAAAACGAACTCGTAAGGGGAATGGAAGGGCGGTTTTTTCCTGAGGATTTTGCGGCAAAGGGCATTAGCAACATCCCGTGAGCCCCCTTTTTGGGAATGGTCTTTCCCAGAAAGCTCAATAGTAACCCCCAACAAGTCCCACTTGGCTACCCATTCCACCTTCCAAGGGAGTTTCCCATTGCCGTCGAAGGGAGAAATCCATCCCTGATAGCCACACCCCCTCACCCAATCCGTGGCATCCTCCCTACAGGTGTAAAAAACCTTTTCTCCATTATACTCGCTTACATAAGTAGTAGCAATTTTCCCACAATTTTCACATATCACCTGAAAAGGATACCAGTCATCGGGGCGTTGGGCATTACTAACTTCTTTATAAATATCTCTTACTACTGCAGCGTTACGGAGAAATAAATCGATGTAGTAGTTTAGCTTTCCACTGCGGTACAAGTCCCTCAGGTAATAGATTTCAGCTTTAACCCCCAGGTAGTCAAACACTTGCAGAAACTCCCCCATATAGTATTTGGCATAATCTGGGGCCACTGTAGGGTCAGGGGATGGGACATTACAGAGGGGAAAACCCAGATAAGGGGAGAATTTTTCCGCGTCTAGGTAACGGGGTATACTGTCAAAGGCGTCGTAGTCATCCACACCGTAGGTAAAACGCGCCGGTTTGCCCTGTCTTTTCAAAGCCCTATAGATAACATCATGAATTATAACACCCCTTAGGGAGCCCACATGTACTCTGCCAGAAGGAGTTTTCGAGTCGTTTACCAATTCCG is a genomic window containing:
- a CDS encoding alpha/beta fold hydrolase, producing the protein MRLRVESESEKRFGYQRDWRWHGWRIHYTFYPPLQANNPFVSPPILLLHGFGVSLRHWRHNIPILRQRHFVYALDLLGFGASEKTYTEYGIPLWSRLVFDFWQEFISQPCILIGNSLGSLIALNTTASYPDTAKGLVMLSLPDLRGKRDDNNPILTPLLHKIEELFTFPLLIRLIFQIAKQKTVISNGLKIAYVNQNNLDEELIEIVTKPTEDVGAARALIAMTKSINKFPVSVRQLLESINIPILLLWGKGDKLIPPTKASHLAAINTNIELHLLDKIGHCIHDENPDLFHKILFSWLKRNNLT
- the lysS gene encoding lysine--tRNA ligase, whose translation is MFWADKIAASSQQPELVNDSKTPSGRVHVGSLRGVIIHDVIYRALKRQGKPARFTYGVDDYDAFDSIPRYLDAEKFSPYLGFPLCNVPSPDPTVAPDYAKYYMGEFLQVFDYLGVKAEIYYLRDLYRSGKLNYYIDLFLRNAAVVRDIYKEVSNAQRPDDWYPFQVICENCGKIATTYVSEYNGEKVFYTCREDATDWVRGCGYQGWISPFDGNGKLPWKVEWVAKWDLLGVTIELSGKDHSQKGGSRDVANALCRKILRKKPPFHSPYEFVLVNGTKMSSSKGIGSSAREMAELLPPEILRFLMLRTQPKTVINFAPNYETITRLFRDYDTLLNEYAELLAGAETSELPPTLLPLYYSQLQDEIKPYYTFELSTIISLLQIPHLDLKSEIEKRCDRPLTEYDWQKINERITVAKKWLESYADEEEKLVIYFEEIPSKVSMLTDEQKQYLRRLREYLETVEKWEGEELQTALFTVTKQMGISPNVAFPAVYYAFLGKDRGPKAGYLFSYLDKNFVFKRLEEVSSL